A single region of the Anaerostipes rhamnosivorans genome encodes:
- a CDS encoding dihydroorotate dehydrogenase electron transfer subunit, whose translation MGKQNIEAEIISQKKLSEDIFDMTLNVGDMAGEAEAGQFVSVYVNDQSRLLPRPISICGIDSKQGTLRLVYRIAGGGTEVLSSYEAGTKITVLGPLGNGFTKKKEKAILIGGGIGIPPMLELAKQLQCDKSIVLGYRDHDTFLKDEFEPYGSVYVSTEDGSVGTKGNVIDAVREQAVEGAVIYACGPTPMLRGVKAYAQEKGLEAQISLEERMACGIGACLACVCNSKEVDGHTHVHNKRVCKDGPVFDAEEVEI comes from the coding sequence ATGGGAAAACAAAACATAGAAGCTGAGATCATCAGCCAGAAAAAGCTTTCCGAAGATATTTTCGATATGACTTTAAATGTGGGAGACATGGCAGGGGAGGCCGAAGCCGGACAGTTTGTGTCTGTCTATGTTAACGACCAAAGCAGGCTATTGCCGAGACCGATCAGTATCTGCGGCATCGACAGCAAGCAGGGAACATTAAGGCTTGTCTACCGCATTGCAGGCGGCGGAACGGAAGTCTTAAGCTCTTATGAGGCAGGGACAAAGATCACGGTTCTGGGTCCTCTGGGCAATGGATTTACGAAGAAAAAAGAGAAAGCGATCTTGATTGGAGGCGGCATTGGGATTCCTCCGATGCTGGAGCTTGCAAAGCAGCTTCAATGTGATAAAAGTATTGTGCTCGGCTACCGGGATCATGATACTTTTCTGAAAGATGAATTTGAGCCGTACGGCAGTGTATATGTTTCCACAGAAGACGGTTCCGTGGGAACAAAGGGTAATGTCATTGACGCTGTCAGAGAACAGGCAGTCGAAGGGGCAGTGATTTATGCCTGCGGACCTACTCCTATGCTAAGGGGTGTGAAGGCATATGCACAGGAAAAGGGATTAGAGGCCCAGATTTCCCTGGAGGAGAGAATGGCATGTGGGATTGGAGCATGTCTTGCCTGTGTCTGCAATTCCAAGGAAGTAGATGGACATACCCATGTCCACAATAAACGTGTCTGCAAAGACGGACCGGTATTTGATGCAGAGGAGGTGGAGATCTGA
- the pyrF gene encoding orotidine-5'-phosphate decarboxylase: MINELVKKIKQLDAPIVVGLDPMLDYVPEQIKKAAFDEFGETLKGAGEAIWQYNKGIIDSTYDLIPAVKPQIAMYEQFGVEGLAAFNKTCEYAKSKGLVVIGDIKRGDIGSTSSAYAVGHAGQVQVGSKKYRGFDEDFLTVNPYLGSDGILPFIDVCREENKGLFILVKTSNPSSGEFQDQLVDGKPLYELVAEKVAMWGESHMGEDYSYIGAVVGATYPKMGEILRKIMPKNFILVPGYGAQGGKAEDLAPFFNEDGLGAIINSSRGIICAYKQDQYSKFGEENYADASRQAVLDMKEDLKKAFVK; encoded by the coding sequence ATGATCAATGAATTAGTAAAAAAAATAAAACAACTGGATGCCCCGATTGTAGTCGGTCTGGACCCGATGCTTGATTATGTGCCTGAACAGATAAAAAAAGCAGCATTTGACGAATTCGGAGAAACATTAAAAGGAGCGGGAGAAGCCATCTGGCAGTATAATAAAGGCATCATTGACAGCACATATGACCTGATCCCCGCAGTGAAACCGCAGATCGCCATGTATGAACAGTTTGGTGTGGAAGGGTTGGCGGCATTTAACAAGACTTGTGAATATGCTAAGAGCAAAGGCCTTGTGGTCATCGGAGATATTAAACGGGGAGACATCGGTTCCACTTCATCCGCATACGCAGTGGGACACGCGGGACAAGTGCAGGTAGGCAGCAAAAAGTACAGGGGATTTGACGAGGACTTCCTGACAGTGAACCCCTACCTTGGAAGTGATGGCATTCTGCCTTTCATTGATGTGTGCAGGGAGGAGAACAAAGGGCTATTTATCCTGGTCAAGACATCCAATCCGTCCAGCGGAGAGTTCCAGGATCAGTTGGTGGACGGAAAACCTTTATATGAATTGGTAGCAGAAAAAGTTGCCATGTGGGGAGAAAGCCACATGGGAGAGGACTACAGCTATATCGGAGCTGTGGTAGGGGCAACCTATCCGAAGATGGGAGAGATCCTTAGAAAGATCATGCCGAAAAACTTTATTCTGGTTCCGGGATACGGTGCGCAGGGAGGAAAGGCTGAGGATCTGGCCCCATTCTTTAATGAGGATGGACTGGGAGCTATCATCAATTCCTCCAGAGGAATCATCTGTGCATACAAACAGGACCAGTACAGCAAGTTTGGAGAAGAAAACTATGCGGATGCGTCCAGACAGGCAGTTTTAGATATGAAGGAAGACTTGAAGAAAGCATTTGTAAAATAA
- a CDS encoding sensor histidine kinase, whose translation MKHKIFKNMSYIALITVVCTTVFLSAVAYGRYMSQVKEGIQNEAGYMAESLNQHENQSLDAYKDITISRITLISSDGKVLYDSTGKENSMGNHRNRKEFKEARKNGAGESTRVSRTLNKQTYYYAVRLTDGSVLRLSRETQTILNQVEGVLPALILMMAVVFVLALALSRLLTGRIIEPINRINLEHPEEETTYDELSPLLVRIHRQNEAIKEKIREIKEKQIEFTTITENMSEGFLVLNEKSVVLSYNTSALRILDIDKEQCSNQNVLSINRSHEFRDAVEMALGGEASEEVMEFHERKFLLMANPVTVSGAVKGVVLMMIDVTEKEEREELRKEFSANVSHELKTPLTTISGYAELMKDGLVKQEDIERFSEKIYTEARRLISMIEGIIKLSRLDENKIVQEKENVDIYQLALEIKNSLSMAAAESGIDIQVLGAPSQVSGVRQMLYEMLHNLVENAVKYNNNGGHVFVTAASMEGRPTLIVEDDGIGIPPEDEERIFERFYRGDKSHSSEREGTGLGLSIVKHGAKYHNARIQVESEVGKGTKIAIIF comes from the coding sequence ATGAAACACAAGATATTTAAGAATATGTCCTACATCGCCCTGATCACAGTGGTCTGTACCACGGTGTTTTTATCCGCTGTGGCATACGGAAGATATATGTCACAGGTAAAAGAGGGGATTCAAAACGAGGCTGGATATATGGCGGAATCCTTAAACCAGCATGAAAACCAGAGCCTGGACGCATACAAGGATATTACCATCAGCAGGATTACGCTGATATCTTCAGACGGAAAGGTTTTGTATGACAGCACAGGGAAAGAGAACTCCATGGGCAACCATAGAAACCGTAAAGAATTCAAAGAGGCCAGAAAAAACGGAGCCGGGGAGAGTACCCGGGTTTCCAGAACACTGAATAAACAGACTTATTATTATGCAGTAAGACTTACCGATGGCAGCGTCTTAAGGCTCAGCAGGGAGACACAGACGATTCTGAACCAGGTAGAAGGCGTTCTTCCGGCCCTGATCCTTATGATGGCAGTGGTGTTTGTATTGGCGCTGGCGCTATCAAGACTTCTCACGGGAAGGATCATTGAACCGATCAACCGGATCAATCTGGAGCATCCGGAGGAGGAGACCACCTATGATGAACTGTCGCCTCTGCTGGTGAGGATCCATAGGCAGAATGAAGCGATCAAGGAAAAGATCAGGGAGATCAAGGAAAAGCAGATCGAGTTTACGACGATCACGGAAAATATGAGTGAGGGCTTTCTCGTTCTGAATGAGAAGTCGGTTGTGCTTTCTTATAATACAAGTGCCCTGCGTATTCTGGATATTGACAAGGAACAGTGCAGCAACCAGAATGTATTGTCCATCAACCGGAGCCACGAATTCCGAGATGCGGTGGAGATGGCACTTGGAGGAGAGGCTTCGGAAGAGGTGATGGAATTTCATGAGCGGAAATTTCTTCTGATGGCGAATCCGGTGACGGTATCCGGCGCAGTTAAAGGAGTAGTGCTGATGATGATCGATGTAACAGAAAAGGAAGAAAGGGAGGAGCTTAGAAAAGAATTCTCAGCCAATGTATCCCATGAGTTAAAGACACCGCTGACCACCATTTCAGGGTATGCGGAGCTGATGAAGGACGGGCTTGTGAAGCAGGAGGATATCGAGCGGTTTTCTGAGAAGATCTATACGGAAGCCAGAAGACTGATCTCCATGATTGAAGGAATCATAAAGCTGTCCAGGCTGGATGAAAATAAAATTGTACAGGAGAAGGAGAATGTGGACATCTACCAGCTGGCGTTGGAGATTAAGAATTCTCTTTCTATGGCAGCGGCGGAGTCAGGCATTGATATCCAGGTTCTAGGAGCCCCGTCTCAAGTATCCGGTGTCCGGCAGATGCTGTATGAGATGCTTCACAATCTAGTGGAAAATGCGGTGAAGTATAATAACAATGGGGGCCATGTATTTGTGACTGCGGCCAGCATGGAGGGCCGGCCCACACTCATCGTGGAAGATGACGGTATCGGAATCCCTCCGGAGGACGAGGAACGGATCTTTGAGCGGTTTTACAGGGGAGATAAAAGCCATTCCAGCGAGAGAGAAGGCACGGGTCTCGGACTGTCCATCGTAAAACACGGGGCAAAATACCACAACGCCAGGATCCAGGTGGAAAGTGAAGTTGGCAAAGGAACTAAAATCGCTATCATCTTTTAA
- a CDS encoding winged helix-turn-helix domain-containing protein: MIYIVEDDANIRELVIYTLQSTGFDAKGYESGISFFKDLSNGKVPELVLLDIMLPGEDGISILRKIRSNPEVKHIPVIMMTAKGAEYDKVLGLDSGADDYITKPFGMMELVSRIKAVLRRVKKEEPKEELSAGGLYIHVGKHKVLADGEKVELTYKEFRLLCMLMESKGNVLTRDQLLTNIWGYDFDGETRTVDVHIRTLRQKLGDCGSMIETVRGIGYRIGGSE, encoded by the coding sequence GTGATATATATTGTCGAGGATGATGCAAACATACGTGAGCTCGTCATCTACACTCTTCAGAGTACAGGATTTGATGCAAAGGGATATGAAAGCGGCATCAGTTTTTTTAAGGACCTTTCCAATGGGAAGGTCCCTGAGCTGGTGCTTTTGGATATTATGCTTCCAGGGGAAGACGGCATCAGTATCTTGAGGAAGATCAGAAGCAATCCGGAGGTTAAACATATACCGGTTATCATGATGACCGCAAAAGGAGCGGAATATGACAAGGTGCTGGGCTTAGACAGCGGAGCGGATGATTATATCACAAAGCCGTTCGGAATGATGGAGTTGGTGTCCAGGATCAAAGCAGTGTTAAGACGGGTAAAAAAAGAGGAACCTAAGGAGGAGCTTTCAGCAGGCGGCCTTTATATCCATGTGGGAAAGCATAAGGTGCTGGCGGACGGCGAAAAGGTCGAGCTCACTTACAAGGAGTTCCGCCTGCTCTGTATGCTTATGGAAAGCAAAGGAAATGTGCTCACCAGAGACCAGCTTCTCACTAATATTTGGGGATATGATTTTGACGGTGAGACCCGGACGGTGGATGTGCATATCCGTACCCTGCGCCAGAAGCTGGGGGACTGCGGATCTATGATCGAGACTGTGAGAGGGATTGGATACCGTATCGGAGGCAGTGAATGA
- the phoU gene encoding phosphate signaling complex protein PhoU — protein sequence MRNRFDRQLSQLNIEMIEMGALCEDMIHLAGKLVDTKSKEMIQRLNDLEEEINQKERDIERRCMKLLLQQQPVAGDLRVISAALKMVSDMERIGDQAVDIAGIVKKSDVVAVMNDHTHVQMMAARTIAMVTKAVDSFVKKDLDAANDVIKADDEVDDLFSKVKKEVISLIHQDPEKGEACVAIVMIAKYFERIGDHASNIAEWVEFSITGEYKGGSL from the coding sequence ATGAGAAATCGGTTTGACAGGCAGCTTAGCCAGCTGAATATTGAAATGATCGAGATGGGTGCCCTCTGTGAAGATATGATACATCTGGCAGGGAAACTGGTAGACACAAAGAGCAAAGAGATGATTCAAAGGCTCAACGATCTGGAGGAAGAGATCAATCAGAAGGAACGGGACATTGAGAGACGCTGTATGAAGCTTTTGCTGCAGCAGCAGCCGGTGGCCGGGGATCTGAGAGTGATTTCCGCGGCGCTTAAAATGGTTTCCGACATGGAACGGATCGGGGACCAGGCCGTGGATATTGCGGGCATTGTGAAGAAAAGCGATGTGGTAGCCGTGATGAACGACCATACTCATGTGCAGATGATGGCTGCGAGGACCATCGCCATGGTGACAAAGGCTGTGGATTCCTTTGTAAAGAAGGATCTGGATGCAGCTAACGATGTAATCAAAGCGGACGATGAGGTGGATGATCTGTTTTCCAAGGTTAAAAAAGAAGTGATCTCTTTGATTCATCAGGACCCGGAGAAAGGGGAAGCCTGCGTTGCCATCGTCATGATCGCAAAATACTTTGAGCGGATCGGCGATCACGCCAGCAATATTGCTGAATGGGTGGAATTCTCCATCACCGGGGAATATAAAGGAGGAAGTCTGTGA
- the pstB gene encoding phosphate ABC transporter ATP-binding protein PstB yields the protein MESKIKVQNLDLYYGDFKALKGINLDISPNEITAFIGPSGCGKSTLLKSLNRMNDLVEGCKITGKVTLDGEDIYGDMDINLLRKRVGMVFQKPNPFPMSVYDNVAYGPRTHGVRNKAQLDEIVEKSLRNAAIWDELKDRLKKSALGLSGGQQQRLCIARALAVEPEVLLMDEPTSALDPISTSKIEDLAAELKSKYTIIMVTHNMQQAVRISDKTAFFLLGEVVEYGKSDKLFSMPKDQRTEDYITGRFG from the coding sequence ATGGAATCAAAAATCAAAGTACAAAATCTGGATTTATATTATGGGGATTTTAAAGCATTAAAAGGGATCAATCTGGACATTTCTCCAAATGAGATCACGGCATTTATCGGTCCCTCCGGTTGTGGAAAGTCCACCCTTTTAAAATCCCTAAACCGCATGAATGACCTGGTGGAAGGATGTAAAATCACGGGAAAGGTCACGCTTGACGGGGAAGATATTTACGGGGATATGGATATTAACCTGCTGAGAAAGCGGGTGGGTATGGTCTTCCAGAAACCCAATCCGTTTCCTATGAGTGTCTATGACAATGTGGCTTACGGGCCGAGGACCCATGGAGTGAGGAATAAAGCCCAGCTGGATGAGATTGTGGAAAAGTCTTTGAGAAATGCGGCGATCTGGGATGAACTGAAAGACCGGCTGAAAAAAAGTGCTCTGGGGCTTTCAGGTGGACAGCAGCAGAGACTTTGTATCGCCAGGGCTCTGGCAGTGGAGCCGGAGGTGCTTTTGATGGATGAGCCGACTTCTGCGCTGGATCCGATCTCCACCTCAAAGATCGAGGACCTTGCGGCAGAACTGAAATCCAAGTATACTATCATTATGGTAACCCATAATATGCAGCAGGCTGTCCGTATTTCCGATAAGACCGCGTTTTTCCTCTTGGGAGAGGTAGTTGAGTATGGAAAGTCCGACAAATTGTTTTCCATGCCAAAAGATCAAAGAACAGAAGACTATATAACAGGAAGGTTTGGTTGA
- the pstA gene encoding phosphate ABC transporter permease PstA, with product MEAITAKPVGSIKPVNRVSRKQRFSSYKRTPLSLLLYLLVLASTIFTAGILIYLIGYILVHGVPYLTKDLFSLKYTSTNVSLFPAMVNTISMTVLALLLAVPLGIFSAIYLVEYARKGNRFVGIVRITAETLSGIPSIVYGLFGLLFFVTTLKWGLSILSGAATLAIMILPAVMRTSEEALKSVPDSFREGSFGLGAGKLRTVFKIVLPSAVPGILSGVILAVGRIVGETAALMYTAGTVAEIPSNVMGSGRTLSVHMYALSSEGLHINQSYATAVVLLIVVIVINAVSTFIAKRITKG from the coding sequence ATGGAAGCAATAACAGCAAAGCCAGTGGGCAGCATCAAACCAGTGAACAGAGTCAGCCGGAAGCAGCGTTTTTCTTCTTATAAAAGGACACCTCTTTCTCTGCTTTTATACCTGCTCGTCCTGGCATCTACGATTTTTACAGCAGGCATCCTGATCTATCTGATCGGATACATTTTGGTCCATGGAGTTCCCTACCTTACAAAAGACCTGTTTTCCCTGAAATATACATCTACAAATGTGTCGCTGTTTCCGGCTATGGTCAATACGATCAGTATGACAGTTCTTGCGCTTCTTCTGGCAGTGCCTCTGGGGATCTTTTCTGCAATTTATCTTGTGGAATATGCCAGAAAAGGGAACAGATTTGTGGGGATCGTGAGGATCACGGCAGAGACTCTTTCGGGGATCCCGTCTATCGTATACGGATTGTTTGGATTGCTGTTTTTTGTTACCACATTAAAATGGGGGCTTTCCATTCTATCTGGGGCTGCAACACTGGCGATCATGATTTTGCCGGCTGTGATGAGGACCAGCGAAGAAGCGTTAAAATCAGTTCCCGATTCATTCAGGGAAGGCAGCTTCGGCCTTGGCGCGGGCAAGCTAAGAACAGTCTTTAAGATCGTCCTTCCATCTGCGGTTCCCGGTATTCTTTCGGGCGTGATCCTGGCAGTGGGAAGGATCGTAGGAGAGACTGCTGCATTGATGTACACGGCGGGTACCGTAGCAGAGATCCCCTCCAATGTGATGGGATCCGGAAGAACCTTATCGGTTCATATGTATGCCCTCTCCAGTGAAGGACTCCACATCAACCAGTCTTATGCAACGGCAGTGGTTCTGCTGATCGTAGTGATCGTGATCAATGCAGTGTCTACGTTTATTGCCAAGCGGATAACGAAAGGATAG
- the pstC gene encoding phosphate ABC transporter permease subunit PstC, which translates to MKQYKEKIMKGVFLAAACTSILAVILICVFLFLNGLPAIGKIGPAEFLAGERWMPKNGLFGIFPMILGSLYITAGAIIVGVPIGIFTAVFMAKFCNKKLYKILKPAVELLAGIPSVVYGFFGMVVMVPMIRNIFGGNGNSILTASLLLGIMILPTIIGVSESAIRAVPDHYYEGALALGASHERSVFFTVLPAAKSGILAGVVLGIGRAIGETMAVVMVAGNQARMPMELYKGVRTLTANIVLEMGYATDLHREALIATAVVLFVFILLINLSFSALKHKEEF; encoded by the coding sequence ATGAAACAGTACAAAGAAAAAATTATGAAAGGTGTATTTCTTGCCGCAGCCTGTACTTCCATACTGGCAGTCATATTGATCTGTGTCTTTCTGTTCCTGAACGGACTTCCCGCTATTGGGAAAATCGGACCGGCAGAGTTTCTGGCCGGTGAGAGATGGATGCCAAAGAACGGACTCTTTGGCATCTTCCCAATGATCCTGGGAAGTCTTTACATCACGGCGGGAGCCATTATCGTGGGAGTGCCAATCGGTATTTTTACTGCAGTTTTTATGGCGAAATTCTGCAACAAGAAATTATATAAGATCTTAAAACCGGCAGTTGAACTTTTGGCTGGGATCCCATCTGTAGTTTATGGATTTTTCGGCATGGTTGTTATGGTTCCGATGATTCGCAATATATTCGGGGGAAACGGAAACAGTATTCTTACGGCTTCTCTTCTTCTTGGAATCATGATTCTTCCGACAATCATCGGCGTGTCAGAGAGCGCCATCCGTGCAGTGCCGGATCATTATTATGAAGGGGCTTTGGCTCTCGGGGCCAGTCATGAACGGAGTGTTTTCTTTACCGTTCTGCCGGCGGCCAAATCTGGGATTCTGGCCGGGGTTGTGCTTGGGATCGGACGTGCCATAGGGGAGACCATGGCAGTCGTAATGGTTGCGGGAAACCAGGCCAGGATGCCGATGGAACTTTACAAAGGAGTCAGGACACTGACAGCAAATATCGTATTGGAAATGGGGTATGCCACAGACCTGCACCGGGAAGCATTGATCGCCACAGCTGTTGTGCTGTTTGTATTCATTCTGCTGATCAACCTTTCTTTTTCTGCATTAAAACATAAGGAGGAATTCTGA
- a CDS encoding substrate-binding domain-containing protein, whose protein sequence is MRKMRKRILSVLLTTVAATSLLAGCGSKDESKKAAGEEITVVSREDGSGTRGAFIELFGIEEKDSDGNKIDNTTTEAMITNSTSVMMTTVSENEAAIGYISLGSLNDTVKALKIDGAEPSTKNVKNKTYKIVRPFNIVTNKKKMSSQSKDFIKFIMSKEGQKVVADNGYITVDDKAAAYKASGAKGKIVVAGSSSVTPVMEKLKEAYTALNKDVKIEVQQSDSTTGVTSTIDGVCDIGMASRELAESETKKGVEPTVIAQDGIAVVVNKKNDVSEMKSSQIKDIFTGNVTSWGDVK, encoded by the coding sequence ATGAGAAAGATGAGGAAAAGAATTTTAAGTGTTTTGTTGACAACAGTAGCGGCGACCAGCTTATTGGCAGGCTGCGGAAGTAAAGATGAAAGCAAAAAAGCAGCAGGCGAGGAGATCACTGTCGTATCCAGAGAAGACGGTTCTGGCACTAGAGGGGCTTTTATAGAGTTATTTGGGATTGAAGAAAAAGACAGTGACGGAAATAAGATAGATAACACCACAACGGAAGCGATGATCACAAACTCCACTTCCGTTATGATGACAACGGTATCAGAAAATGAGGCAGCCATCGGATACATATCCCTGGGTTCCCTGAATGATACAGTGAAGGCGTTAAAAATTGACGGAGCAGAGCCTAGCACAAAAAATGTAAAAAATAAGACTTATAAGATCGTCCGTCCGTTTAATATTGTAACAAATAAGAAAAAAATGTCCTCACAGTCTAAAGATTTTATAAAGTTTATTATGAGCAAAGAAGGGCAGAAGGTAGTTGCGGATAACGGATATATTACAGTGGATGACAAGGCTGCAGCCTATAAAGCTTCCGGTGCCAAAGGAAAGATTGTAGTGGCAGGTTCTTCCTCCGTAACACCAGTCATGGAGAAATTAAAAGAGGCTTATACGGCGCTCAACAAGGATGTAAAGATCGAAGTACAACAGAGTGATTCAACAACAGGCGTAACCTCAACAATCGATGGAGTATGTGATATCGGTATGGCATCCAGAGAGCTGGCTGAAAGTGAGACTAAGAAGGGTGTGGAACCGACCGTGATTGCACAGGATGGTATCGCGGTGGTCGTAAATAAGAAAAACGATGTTTCCGAAATGAAGAGCAGCCAGATTAAAGACATCTTTACAGGCAATGTGACTTCATGGGGCGATGTAAAGTAG
- a CDS encoding dihydroorotase translates to MILIKNGRVLDPETGFDKVTDLVLSDGKIKSIGKSEEIDYDQIIDAEGMTVAPGLIDVHVHFRDPGFTHKEDLETGSKAALHGGVTTVVCMANTKPVVDSAEILDDIMKRAQEQPVRIIQTAAVSKGFKGKELVDMEELKAHGALGFTDDGLPLMDENVVRKAMETAAKLDVPISLHEEDPKYIKRPGVNAGKVADQLEYGGASDEAEAVMVERDCRLALETGASVDIQHISSAKAVDYVRDAKAKGAKVTAEASPHHFTLTEEDVLTYGPLAKMNPPLRTSKDRDRIIEGLKEGTIEIIATDHAPHSEEEKAAGLIKAPSGITGLETSLGLGITKLVREGHLTLMELLEKMTVNPAKLYHLEQGRIQEGKPADLVLFKEDEEYIVEKFYSKASNSPFKGWKLFGKIYYTVCKGNVYDLCQD, encoded by the coding sequence ATGATTTTAATAAAAAATGGAAGAGTTTTGGATCCGGAAACCGGATTCGACAAAGTGACCGATCTTGTTCTTTCCGACGGAAAGATCAAGAGCATAGGAAAATCTGAAGAAATAGATTATGACCAGATCATAGACGCAGAAGGCATGACCGTTGCGCCTGGGCTGATCGATGTACATGTGCATTTCAGGGATCCGGGTTTTACGCACAAGGAAGATCTGGAAACAGGAAGCAAAGCTGCCCTGCACGGGGGAGTTACCACGGTTGTCTGTATGGCAAATACGAAACCTGTGGTGGACAGCGCAGAGATCCTGGATGATATCATGAAGCGTGCGCAGGAGCAGCCGGTCCGCATCATTCAGACTGCGGCAGTATCCAAAGGATTCAAGGGAAAAGAGCTTGTGGACATGGAAGAGTTGAAAGCCCACGGAGCTCTTGGATTTACGGATGACGGACTTCCGCTCATGGATGAGAACGTTGTACGCAAAGCAATGGAAACTGCGGCGAAGCTGGACGTTCCGATCAGTCTCCACGAGGAGGATCCAAAGTATATTAAACGTCCGGGAGTTAATGCGGGGAAAGTGGCCGATCAGCTTGAATATGGAGGTGCTTCTGACGAAGCAGAGGCAGTGATGGTAGAAAGAGACTGCCGATTGGCTCTGGAGACCGGGGCATCTGTGGATATCCAGCATATCAGCTCTGCTAAAGCCGTGGATTATGTCAGAGACGCTAAAGCAAAAGGAGCTAAAGTGACTGCTGAAGCATCCCCACATCATTTTACCCTCACAGAGGAGGATGTGCTGACCTATGGGCCGCTGGCTAAAATGAATCCTCCGCTTCGGACATCAAAAGACAGGGACAGAATCATTGAGGGGCTGAAAGAAGGCACCATAGAGATCATTGCGACGGATCATGCCCCGCACTCAGAAGAAGAGAAAGCGGCAGGTCTTATAAAAGCACCAAGCGGTATCACGGGATTGGAAACATCTCTGGGACTTGGGATCACCAAGCTTGTGAGAGAAGGACACCTTACCTTGATGGAACTTTTGGAGAAGATGACAGTGAATCCGGCGAAACTGTATCATTTAGAGCAGGGAAGGATCCAAGAGGGAAAACCTGCGGATCTGGTTCTGTTTAAAGAAGATGAAGAGTATATTGTAGAGAAGTTTTACTCTAAGGCTTCAAACTCACCGTTCAAGGGCTGGAAGCTTTTCGGAAAGATTTATTACACCGTCTGCAAAGGAAATGTTTACGATCTCTGCCAAGACTAA